Part of the Longimicrobium sp. genome is shown below.
CCTTCTCGCCTGCATGGTAGCGGGCGCGTGCTCTCCGCTGCTCTCGGATGAGGAGCGGCTGGATGCGGTACACGTGGGCTACGTCACGCGGAGCGGCGACATGATCAGCGGTACGGGGACGGTGGAGCGGTTCGACATCGAGGGCGGCTTCTTCGCCATTCGCGGCGACGACGGCAAGGTGTACGACCCCATCAACCTGCCGCCCGGGTTCGCGCGGCACGGTGTGCGAGTGCGCTTCACGGCCAAGCTGCGGCGTGACATGGGGAGCATCCACATGGTCGGCGAGATCGTCGAGATCCAGCAGATCTCGGCGGCGTAAACGGCGGTCTCACGCGGAGGCGCGGAGACGCGGGAGAGAGGAACGGAGAAGGCCCGCGGATCGGCGTCCGCGGGCCTTGTTGTTGGTACGGTACAATGCGTCGGACCAGCGCCCGAATGAGGCAGGAAGAGAGGTTCTGATCGAACAAGAGCCTCACAGATTCGGCACGGCCATCAGCTTCCGCTAGATATCCACAGCGAATGCCAGCGAGGCGCGGATGTCGTCCGCTTCGAGATAAGGGAAGTCCGCGAGGATCTCAGCCTCCGTCATTCCGGAAGCCAGGTAGTCGAGGACGTCGTACACGGTGATTCGCATGCCGCGGATGCACGGCTTGCCCCCGCGCTTGTCGGGTTCAATGGTGATGCGCTCACGATAGTTCATGAATGGACGGTGGAGGCGAAAGCCGGTGCGGTCAAGTCGGTCGGTTGCGGTGGACGTGGGGGTGTCGTACGATGGCGCTACTTCTCAACCCAGGGATCTTCGATGATGAAACGGCTGGCCCTCGGCATCTTCCTCGTTGTGTGCGCCACGTCCGCGGCGCGCGCGCAGAGCTCGGCGCCGCTGACCATCGGCGAGACGTTCACGATCGAGTCGAGGGTGATGGGCGAGACGCGGCGCATCAACGTGTACGCGCCGCCGGGGTACGCGGAGTCGCCGGGGATGCGGCTGCCGGTGCTGTACATGCCGGATGGCGGGATGGCGGAGGACTTCCTGCACGTCGCGGGGCTGGTGCAGGTGTCGGTGGGGAACGGGACGATGCGCCCCTTTCTGCTGGTCGGCATCGAGAACACGCAGCGGCGCCGCGACATGACCGGGCCCACGGAGGTCGCGCGGGACCGGGCGATCGCGCCGCGGGTGGGGGGGTCGCAGGCGTTCCGCAGGTTCATCCGCACCGAGCTGATGCCGCAGGTGAAGAGCCGCTACCGCACCACGGACGAGACCGCCATCGTGGGGGAATCGCTCGCGGGGCTGTTCGTGGTCGAGACGCTCTTCCTCGAGCCCGACCTGTTCGACACGTACATCGCCTTCGACCCCAGCCTCTGGTGGAACGGGCGCCGGCTCGTGAGCCGCGCGGGCGAGCGGCTGCGCACGAGGGAGCTGGCGGGGAAGACGCTCTACTTCGCCAGCAGCGACGAAAAGGAGATCGCCGACGACGCGGCGATGCTGGCGGACTCGCTGCAAAAGCACCCGTCGTCCGGGCTGCGCTGGCACCACGGGCGGATGCCGGAGGAGCAGCACTCGACGATCTACCATCCCGCGGCGCTACGGGCGTTCCGCGCGCTGTTCAAGCCCGCTCCGCGCCCGTAGTGGATCAACGCGGGCGGGCGCGGCGCGTGGGGGTGGCGGCGAGGGGATCGTCGGGCCAGTAGTGCTTGGGATAGCGGCCCTTGAGGTCCTTTTTGACGTCGAAGTACGTCGTGCGCCAGAAGCTCGCCAGGTCGCGCGTCACCTGCACGGGGCGGTGAGCGGGCGATAGCAGGTGCAGCGTGAGCGGGACCCCGGCGATGCGCGGCGTCTCCGTCCAGCCGAAGACTTCCTGGAGGCGGACGGCCAGCGCCGGCGCCTCCGGATCCGAGTAGTCGACCGCGATCCGCGAGCCGCTGGGGACCTCAACGTGCGTCGGCGCCTGCTCGTCCAGGCGTCGGCGGCGGTCCCAGGGGAGCATCGACTCCAGGATCGCGGCGAGATCCATCCGGGCGAGCTGCGCGAGGGAGGCGACGCCGTGGAGGTGAGGCGCGAGCCATTCCTCCAGCCCGGCGAGGAGCCCTTCGTCGGATGCGTCCGGCCAGGACGCATCCGCGCGGCGCAGGAAGACGAGCCGCTCCTGCAGCTGGCGCGCGCCCTTGCTCCACGGCAACGCGGCCAGGCCCCGCTCGCGCAGACCATCCAGCAGGGCGGCCGTGATGCGCTCCGGGTCCGCGTCGGCCAGGTGCGACTCGCGCAGGACGAGCGCGCCCAGTCGCTCGCGGCGGCGCGCGCGCACGGCGCCGCCCTCCGCATCCCACGCGACCGACTCCTCCGTCTCGATCTGATCCGCGAAGTGGCCCTCCAGCTCCGCCAGCTCCACCGGCGCGGCGAGGAAGATGCGGCTCTCGCGCCCATGCCCCGCCAGCTCCGCGGCCACGACGTACGCGGCCTCCGCCAGCGGCTGGGGGTGGGCGAACGCCGCGCCGCGCCCGTTGCGCAGGAGGAAACGCCCTCCCCCGCCCTGCCGCCGCTGCGCGATGCGATCGGGGTACGCCAGCGCCAGGAGCATCCCCGCCGCGTCGCTGCTCCCGCCGCCCGCCCGGATGCCGGCGCCGCGCGCGAGCTGCCGCGCCTCCTCGGCGATGCGCCGCAACGCGTCGCGATCCACGCTCCACGCACCCGCGGGCGCGCGCCCGCCGCGCAGCGCCTCCACGCGCAGGCGCACGTCGGCGTCGGGGGGCGCGCCGTCGCGGGCGCGAAAGGGGTCACGGTTGGCCAGCAGCGCCGCCAGCTCGCACGCCAGCCCGCCGAGCCCCAGCTCCGCCGCGCGCAGCACCATGTGCGCGAGGCGCGGGTGCAGCCCCATCCCGCCCATGCGCCGCCCGTGCGCGGTGATGGCGCCCGCCGTGTCCAGCGCGCCGAGCTGGGCCAGGAGCTCGCGAGCCTGTGAGTACGCCGCGGCGGGAGGCGCATCGAGCCACGCCAGCTCCGCCGGATCGCGCACGCCCCACGCCGCCAGCTCCAGCGCGAGCGGCGCCAGGTCCGCTTCCATGATCTCCGGCACGCCGTGGGGCACGAGCGCCGCCTGCTCCCCCTCCGTCCACAGCCGGTAGCAGACGCCGGGGCCCACGCGCCCCGCCCGCCCCCGCCGCTGGTCCGCAGACGCGCGGGTTACGCGAACCGTCTCCAGGCGCGTCATCCCCGTGCGCGGCGCGAAGCGGGGGACGCGCATCCAGCCGCCATCGACCACCACGCGCACCCCCTCGATGGTAAGGCTCGTTTCCGCGATGGAGGTGGCGAGCACCACCTTGCGCTCGCCGGGGCGGGAGGGCTCAATGGCGGCATCCTGCGCCTCCTGCGGCAGCGTCCCGTGCAGCGGAGCCACGCGTACTCCGCGCCCAAGGCCCTCCTCCGCCAGCAGCCCCTCCACCCGTCTGATCTCCCCCGCGCCGGGGAGAAAGACGAGGAGATCGCCCTCGTGCGCGGCGAGGGCGGCGCGGACGGAGCGCGCCACGGCCGGCTCGGAGTGCCCCTCCACCGGCCGCGCGAGGTAGCGCGTCTCAACGGGAAAGCTGCGCCCTTCGCTGGTCACGATCGGCGCGCCGCCCAGGAGCTCGGCCACGGGGGCGCCGTCCAGCGTCGCGGACATCACCAGGAGCCGCAGGTCGTCGCGAAGGAGGGCGCGGCTCTGGAGGGTCAGGGCGAGCCCCAGATCGGCGTGCAGGCTGCGCTCGTGGAACTCGTCAAAGATCACGAGCCCCACCCCCTCCAGCGAAGCATCCGACTGGAGCATGCGGGTGAGGACGCCCTCGGTGACCACCTCGACGCGGGTGCGCGGGCCGGCCTGCGTGTCCATGCGCACGCGGTAGCCGACGGTGGCGCCCACGCGCTCGCCCAGCGTATGCGCCATGCGGCGGGCGGCGGCGCGCGCGGCCAGGCGGCGCGGCTCCAGCATCACTATCTTGCGGCCCGCCAGCCACGGCTCGTCCAGCAGCGCCAGGGGGACGCGCGTGGTCTTCCCGGCACCCGGGGGCGCCTGGAGCACGGCCGCGCCCGCGTCGCGGAGGGCGGCGCGCAGCGGGGGGATGACGGATTCGATGGGGAGCGCGTCCATGGGCGCCAATCTGCCGACGCGGCGCGGGCGCAGAAAGAGGAGAGGCGCGGAGGATCTCCCCCGCGCCTCTCTGATACGAGCCGGGCTACTGCCCGCGCCCGGTCTTCTCCTGGAGCTCGTCGATCTTCTTCGACGCCTCCGCCTTGGTCAACTCGTCGTCGACCTCTACCTTGGCCTCTTCGGCGAGGGTGTGGAGGTACGAGCGCTGGGCGCCCGTCATCGGCTCGTCGCCGGTGACCCAGTTGTCGGGGTCCTTGATGGTGTTGCTCTCTTCCCGCATTTCCTGCGTGGCCTTGTCCGTCATAGCCTTCACCCTCCGATTCTGGTTTCTGGCGAAAGTGCCCTTCGCTCGTCCACTTTTGCAGGAAGCGTACCAAAGAAAAGCCGAAGCAGGCCCCCTCCCCCCGGCCCCCTCCCCCGCCTGCGGGGGCGCAGGGCGGGTGAGGGGGAGAATTCGGCGCACGGCGCACGGATCTGTAGGGGCGCGATTTATCGCGCGCCCGTGCCCGGCGCCGCTCCGCGGCTGGCTACACGCACGAATCCGTAGGGGCAGACCTGCGTGTCTGCCCTCCCTTTTGCTTGCCTCGACCCGTGGGTTCATCGTTGAACTGTCCCCTGTGCTCGTCGCTGGACGTGCGGCCGTTCGCGGAGATCCGGGGGGCGCGCTACTTCCGGTGCGGGGTGTGCCTGCTGACGTTTCTCGCGCCGGAGCAGCGGCCGGACGAGGAGGCGGAGCGCGCGCACTACGGGACGCACGAGAACGATGCCGCCGATCCGCGCTACCGTGCCTTCCTGAACCGGCTCGCGGCGCCGCTGGCGGAGCGCTTGGCGCCGGGCGCGGAGGGGCTGGACTTCGGCGCTGGGCCGGCGCCCGCGCTTGCGGAGATGCTGCGCGAGCGCGGGTTCAGGGTGCGCACGTACGATCCCTTCTTCGCGCCCCACCACGAGGCCCTCCGCCACACGTACGACTTCATCGCCTGCACGGAGACGGCGGAGCACTTCTTTGAGCCCGGCGCCGAGTTCGCGCGGCTCGGCGCGATGCTGCGCCCCGGCGGGTGGCTCGGCCTGATGACGGAGATCCTGGTGGACGACAGCATGTTCGCGGGGTGGCGCTACGCGCGCGATCCTACGCACGTCTGCTTCTACCGCGCGGAAACGATGCGGTGGATCGCGGAGCACTTCGGATGGGGCCTGCACTCGCCGGCCCGGAACGTCACCCTTTTCGCAAAGCCATGAATCCGCAACCGAGCCCGCCCCCCACCCGCCCACGATCCGAAACCCGCTGGAGCGCGCGGCTCGCCGCCGAGGGACTGCTGATCGTGCTCAGCGTGGTGCTGGGGCTGGCGCTGAACGAGTGGCGGCAGAAGCAGGCGGACCGGCAGCTCGCCCGCACCGTCCTGGCGAATTTCCGCCGGGAGATCACGCAGAACCTGCGGATCCTCGAAAAGGTGCAGCCCGGCCACGCCGAGCTAGCCCGCCGCCTCGCCGCGGCCAGCGCGCGACCGCGCCCGGAGCCCAACGCCTTCGCCGTCATCATGGCCGAGATGCCCCGCGGCGGGCTCGGCGGGGAGCCGCTCCACGAGGCGGCGTGGGAGACCGCGTCGTCCACGGGCGCGCTGCGGCTGCTGGACTACGCGACGGCGTCCAGGATCTCGGAAGTGTACGTGGTGCAGCGCTTCTTCATGGAGGGAACGACGCAGCGAACCATCACCAGCCTTCTGGCCCCGGCGAACTTTGAGCCCGGCGCCAAGCAGGTGATGCTCCAGGCGCAGCACATGGCGCTCAACGAGTTCAGCACCCAGGAAGCGTACCTCATCAACGTGTACAGGCGCACGCTGAAGGCGCTACCGCCGGAGAGATGAAAAAGAGGCACGGAGATCCGCTTTCCGTGCCTCCACTGGCCAACCCGCCGTTCAGGAGCGCCTGCTGTTCAGCGCCGTCCCGATGGCCAGCCCCGCGAGCGCGACCAGCCCCAGGCCCAGGATCATCGTCACGGGATCGAGCACCGGCGGCGGCACGGAGACGACGCCCTGCTCGTCGAAGACGGCCGGCGAGCGGACGTAGCGGCCGTCCTCGGGGAGGGCGATCAGGTCGAAGTCGCGTGCGAGCGTGCGCAGCGCGTGGCGCATCTCGTCGCCGTGGAGGGGCGGGCCGTGGCCGGTGCCCACCGCGTCCGGCTCCAGCGCGGCGAGCGCCTCCACCGACCGGCGCGCGGCGGTCCAGTCCTGCGTGAAGTACGCGGGCGGGCCGTTCACCTCGGCGCGCCACTGGAGCACGGCCGTCATCGACTCCTGCTTCGTGGTCACGAACGCGTCACCCGCCAGCAGCGTGCGGTCCGAGTCGCGAAAGAGCGCCACGTGGCCCGGCGAGTGACCCGGCGACAGTATCCACCGCCACCCCGGCATCCCCGGCACCGAGCCGTCCGCCGGCAGCGGCCGCAGCCGGCGCGAGAAGTCGTAGGGGCCGCGCGGGT
Proteins encoded:
- a CDS encoding DUF433 domain-containing protein, with translation MNYRERITIEPDKRGGKPCIRGMRITVYDVLDYLASGMTEAEILADFPYLEADDIRASLAFAVDI
- a CDS encoding alpha/beta hydrolase-fold protein, with translation MMKRLALGIFLVVCATSAARAQSSAPLTIGETFTIESRVMGETRRINVYAPPGYAESPGMRLPVLYMPDGGMAEDFLHVAGLVQVSVGNGTMRPFLLVGIENTQRRRDMTGPTEVARDRAIAPRVGGSQAFRRFIRTELMPQVKSRYRTTDETAIVGESLAGLFVVETLFLEPDLFDTYIAFDPSLWWNGRRLVSRAGERLRTRELAGKTLYFASSDEKEIADDAAMLADSLQKHPSSGLRWHHGRMPEEQHSTIYHPAALRAFRALFKPAPRP
- the hrpB gene encoding ATP-dependent helicase HrpB is translated as MDALPIESVIPPLRAALRDAGAAVLQAPPGAGKTTRVPLALLDEPWLAGRKIVMLEPRRLAARAAARRMAHTLGERVGATVGYRVRMDTQAGPRTRVEVVTEGVLTRMLQSDASLEGVGLVIFDEFHERSLHADLGLALTLQSRALLRDDLRLLVMSATLDGAPVAELLGGAPIVTSEGRSFPVETRYLARPVEGHSEPAVARSVRAALAAHEGDLLVFLPGAGEIRRVEGLLAEEGLGRGVRVAPLHGTLPQEAQDAAIEPSRPGERKVVLATSIAETSLTIEGVRVVVDGGWMRVPRFAPRTGMTRLETVRVTRASADQRRGRAGRVGPGVCYRLWTEGEQAALVPHGVPEIMEADLAPLALELAAWGVRDPAELAWLDAPPAAAYSQARELLAQLGALDTAGAITAHGRRMGGMGLHPRLAHMVLRAAELGLGGLACELAALLANRDPFRARDGAPPDADVRLRVEALRGGRAPAGAWSVDRDALRRIAEEARQLARGAGIRAGGGSSDAAGMLLALAYPDRIAQRRQGGGGRFLLRNGRGAAFAHPQPLAEAAYVVAAELAGHGRESRIFLAAPVELAELEGHFADQIETEESVAWDAEGGAVRARRRERLGALVLRESHLADADPERITAALLDGLRERGLAALPWSKGARQLQERLVFLRRADASWPDASDEGLLAGLEEWLAPHLHGVASLAQLARMDLAAILESMLPWDRRRRLDEQAPTHVEVPSGSRIAVDYSDPEAPALAVRLQEVFGWTETPRIAGVPLTLHLLSPAHRPVQVTRDLASFWRTTYFDVKKDLKGRYPKHYWPDDPLAATPTRRARPR
- a CDS encoding DUF3072 domain-containing protein → MTDKATQEMREESNTIKDPDNWVTGDEPMTGAQRSYLHTLAEEAKVEVDDELTKAEASKKIDELQEKTGRGQ
- a CDS encoding class I SAM-dependent methyltransferase, translating into MNCPLCSSLDVRPFAEIRGARYFRCGVCLLTFLAPEQRPDEEAERAHYGTHENDAADPRYRAFLNRLAAPLAERLAPGAEGLDFGAGPAPALAEMLRERGFRVRTYDPFFAPHHEALRHTYDFIACTETAEHFFEPGAEFARLGAMLRPGGWLGLMTEILVDDSMFAGWRYARDPTHVCFYRAETMRWIAEHFGWGLHSPARNVTLFAKP
- a CDS encoding MBL fold metallo-hydrolase, with translation MDTYVLPDDLVESAVAEHDDGTWPVTEDVAALRTAIANLFFYGPPGAGDRKWVLIDAGIPGSAAWIESAARLRFGRRSRPACVILTHGHFDHVGALHTLADHWDVPIYAHPLELPYLDGREAYPPPDPTVGGGAMARMSPLYPRGPYDFSRRLRPLPADGSVPGMPGWRWILSPGHSPGHVALFRDSDRTLLAGDAFVTTKQESMTAVLQWRAEVNGPPAYFTQDWTAARRSVEALAALEPDAVGTGHGPPLHGDEMRHALRTLARDFDLIALPEDGRYVRSPAVFDEQGVVSVPPPVLDPVTMILGLGLVALAGLAIGTALNSRRS